The genomic region GGGGAAACGGAAGTCCACCACGTTCTTGGGATCCAACAGACTGACGATGACGGGGCCGTCACTCGGGTCGGCGGGCGGTGTCAGTGGCAAGGAAAACTCGATGACGAGCCGTTCCTGTTCGATTCTCGCCGTGAAGCGATCGACGGAGTAGCCTTCGTGTCGCCGGCCCGACGCCCACACGTGCACGTGGTATCCGGACCGGCCAAGCGGATCGAACGTACCCGCACGAAGCTCCTGTATCTCCGCGTGCCCCAACGCGCCATCGCGGTCCCGGTCGTACGACCGGATCGTGTGGGAGCTGTAGTACTCGTCGAAGCGCCACACGAAAGCGAGCCCCTTGACCCTGTCGTCCTCGAGCTCGAACGCCATCCTGGCCTCGACCCACACGTGGGGATTGGCGTACACCCCCGGCCCCGGGAGTGAGAGGGCAAGAAGCAATGCGGGCAAGGCTGTGGCGAGGAGGTGTCGCATCTTAATCTGGATCGACCAAGCTCCTGTCCCCTGGGAGTGGAGCCGCGAGCCACGGGGCGCGCGGGTCAGGACATCAAGCGCCCGCCCGACACGTTCAACGCCTCGCCGGTGGTGTGCGACGAATCGCTCGACGCGAGGAACAGGGCGGCGTTGGCCACTTCTTCGTGCAGTGCGTGCTTCCGTAGCGGGGTGTGGGCCAGGACGCCCTCCCACA from Deltaproteobacteria bacterium harbors:
- a CDS encoding DUF1007 family protein, which encodes MRHLLATALPALLLALSLPGPGVYANPHVWVEARMAFELEDDRVKGLAFVWRFDEYYSSHTIRSYDRDRDGALGHAEIQELRAGTFDPLGRSGYHVHVWASGRRHEGYSVDRFTARIEQERLVIEFSLPLTPPADPSDGPVIVSLLDPKNVVDFRFPTSGFLGVVGELKPTCKFRIARGKGEQAGHPRPVTLRCGG